The genome window TTAGGATTTTCAGATAGTGGTAAAAAGCACCCTGCAGCCATAATTTTATCTTTTCTTATAACCACCGCACCATCATGAAGAGGTGTATTTGGAATAAATATATTAATAAGCAAGCTGCTGGATATCTTACCCTCAATAATATTTCCAGTTTCTATAACCTCATTGATACCAGTGTCTCTTTCCATGATTATTAATGCCCCTATCTTCTGTCTAGATAAGGAAGCCACAGCATCGGTTATCTCTTGTATCCTATTATCAAGATCTTCATGGGCTATTTCAGCAATATTTTGAGTTAAGTATATTCTACTTCTTCCCAAATGCTCTAAGGCCTTTCTAAGCTCCGGTTGAAAGACTATTAATAGGGCTATGAATCCCACGGTAATTGTTTTTTCTAAGATATAATTAACTACATATAATTTCGACCAATCGCTGAGCTTTGTCGCTACAAGTAAAATTAGTAGACCTTTAATAAGCTGCTCTGCCCTTGTGTCTCTAATAAGCATGTATAATTTATAAAAAACAAATGCCACAATGGTCATATCTAAAATATCTCTCAGTCCTATGTTTGAAATCATATCCAGTAGTTGTTCCAAGTTAAACACCTCTTAGTAATTATATATTAATCTTATTGTACAGTTTTTTAAACAGTTCTTCAATATTACTATTGTATTATTTATTAATTTAATTTTAAACCCAGTTTTCAAAAAAATTATTATATTACTTCAGTAATCGTTAAGTTCTATTATATATTTATTTTGTTAAATGATGTGTCATATTTTGAATAAAAAGTATTAATTTTTTATTACATTGTACTTCTTATATGTACTTTGATATAGATATTCCAGGTAAACAGTCAAATCAAGGATGATATCCCCATATTAGGCTTAGCCAAGTCAGAGTTATGCAATTTCCTAAATATATGGGTTTCTTATTTTATACCCCTAATATTACAAATTTATTTTATAAATTATCTTTTTTTGTGGAAAAATATGAACAAAGTCGTCTGACGACACTTTGTAGTTTTATGCTGAAAGGATGGTTAATATGGAAGATAAAAGAACTAATTGGATTAGTAATAATCAAACTCCATCACTGGATAATTTAATTGTCGACAAAATAAAAGACCAATTAGAGGAAAAGATGCAAGCAAGTGCAATGGATGTTAATGTCTTTTGTAAGGATGGATATGTTCATTTGTCAGGAATTGTAGATGTTTTGGCGGAGAAAATTAAATCTGAGGATATTGCTAGAAGTATAGATGGAGTAAGAAAAATAGAAAACAAGATAACTATAGCTATGGATAGCAATATTACAGATAAGCACATGGAAAAAGAAATAAGTAGTAGGTTAAGAAAGGATCATACCTTAGACGGAGTGAGTCCAAAGGTTAATGATGGTGTATCTAATTTAATTGGTTCTGCCCCCACCTTAAGAGATGCAAAGGAAGCGTGCAGGCTGGCATCAAAAACTAGGGGTATTAAAGATGTAGTAAATAATATTAAGATCGAATCCTATGGTAAATATGATGATTCAATTATAAGCAGTCGAGTTGCTCAGGCTCTTACTACTACTGACCTAAGTCTTATGGATATTGATCATAGGGTCCAGGATGGTAAGTTAACTCTATCGGGCTATGTGAACAATAGACAAGAAGTAGAATTGGCAAAGGAATTGTCCATGGAAGTAGAAGGTGTAAGAAAAGTTGTAAACAGACTCAAGATACGTAGGGATA of Maledivibacter sp. contains these proteins:
- a CDS encoding BON domain-containing protein produces the protein MEDKRTNWISNNQTPSLDNLIVDKIKDQLEEKMQASAMDVNVFCKDGYVHLSGIVDVLAEKIKSEDIARSIDGVRKIENKITIAMDSNITDKHMEKEISSRLRKDHTLDGVSPKVNDGVSNLIGSAPTLRDAKEACRLASKTRGIKDVVNNIKIESYGKYDDSIISSRVAQALTTTDLSLMDIDHRVQDGKLTLSGYVNNRQEVELAKELSMEVEGVRKVVNRLKIRRDNQRQI
- the cdaA gene encoding diadenylate cyclase CdaA, yielding MFNLEQLLDMISNIGLRDILDMTIVAFVFYKLYMLIRDTRAEQLIKGLLILLVATKLSDWSKLYVVNYILEKTITVGFIALLIVFQPELRKALEHLGRSRIYLTQNIAEIAHEDLDNRIQEITDAVASLSRQKIGALIIMERDTGINEVIETGNIIEGKISSSLLINIFIPNTPLHDGAVVIRKDKIMAAGCFLPLSENPNLSKTLGTRHRAGIGISETSDVLAIMVSEETGGISVSMGGKLSRFLDIDTLKTIVKEAFSPEKQNKLINLNLKWRHRND